One Capsicum annuum cultivar UCD-10X-F1 chromosome 2, UCD10Xv1.1, whole genome shotgun sequence genomic window carries:
- the LOC107859750 gene encoding RNA-binding protein 24, with translation MAAYQMSPGGSSSGGGSGSPFAGRGPYGVGDTTYTKVFVGGLAWETKSESLRRYFEQFGDIIEAVVITDKHTGRSKGYGFVTFHDPEAAWRACANPNPIIDGRRANCNLASLGRPQGLLPYGRLRSSMPYLGNPQAPRGLYMGGPYYQLPVPYSYQPGFSYPPYRFPAYGPDYVYPQMYGMPSTVGTNTLQFGQLGAQPGSPAYAFRGLMPGPQMVQYQRPNASGTTTDSVPLLQLPYHSVKVLDYPISSGITMPSPHQSQTAVQTRPPQFSQSSGSEQMAG, from the exons ATGGCGGCGTATCAGATGAGTCCAGGTGGGAGTAGTAGTGGTGGAGGTTCGGGTTCACCGTTTGCGGGCCGGGGCCCATATGGGGTTGGGGATACGACATATACCAAGGTTTTTGTTGGTGGGTTAGCTTGGGAGACTAAGAGTGAATCACTCCGCCGTTATTTTGAACAGTTTGGTGATATTATCGAAGCTGTTGTCATCACTGATAAACATACTGGACGCTCTAAAGGCTATGGCTTT GTGACATTTCATGATCCTGAAGCTGCATGGAGGGCTTGCGCCAATCCTAATCCGATCATTGATGGTAGAAGGGCTAATTGCAACTTGGCTTCACTTGGGCGACCTCAAGGACTTTTACCTTATG GACGTTTGAGATCGTCAATGCCCTATCTGGGAAATCCACAGGCCCCGAGGGGTTTGTATATGGGGGGCCCCTATTATCAGCTACCAGTTCCTTACAGCTATCAGCCTGGATTCTCATATCCTCCATATAG GTTTCCTGCATATGGGCCAGACTATGTTTACCCACAG ATGTATGGGATGCCAAGTACTGTTGGCACAAACACATTGCAATTTGGCCAACTTGGTGCACAACCGGGCAGTCCTGCATATGCATTTCGCGGTTTGATGCCAGGTCCTCAGATGGTGCAATATCAGAGACCTAATGCCAGCGGAACTACGACAGACAGTGTTCCCCTGTTGCAACTGCCATATCATTCAG TGAAGGTGCTTGATTACCCCATTTCTTCAGGGATCACTATGCCATCTCCTCATCAGTCACAGACTGCAGTACAAACTCGCCCACCGCAATTCAGTCAGAGCAGTGGCTCTGAACAAATGGCAGGTTGA